One window from the genome of Cyclobacterium amurskyense encodes:
- a CDS encoding SCO family protein — MIRTRINLLLAFVLIGVGYSCKEQLGNNKKAAITEVTKLPYFNSADFTPDWDTKEHRIPNFSFLNQNGERITNESYAGKNYVANFFFTICPGICPKLTSNMSLLQEAYKDDPDFMLLSHSVMPWNDSVPVLKNYAVEKGVNDAKWHLVTGPKEAIYDIARNGYFADEDFTKTQDPETFIHTENFILVDKQGYIRGVYNGTLELDLERLKRHIEILKEESI; from the coding sequence ATGATACGAACTAGAATTAACCTCCTTTTAGCATTTGTTTTGATAGGTGTTGGCTATTCATGCAAAGAGCAGTTAGGCAATAACAAGAAAGCCGCAATTACAGAAGTCACGAAATTGCCCTACTTTAATTCTGCTGACTTTACGCCAGATTGGGACACCAAAGAGCATAGAATCCCCAATTTTTCATTCCTGAATCAAAATGGAGAGCGGATCACCAATGAGAGCTATGCAGGGAAAAATTATGTGGCCAATTTCTTTTTTACCATTTGCCCCGGCATATGTCCAAAGCTCACGAGCAATATGAGCCTTTTGCAGGAAGCCTATAAAGATGATCCTGACTTTATGTTGCTGTCCCATTCAGTGATGCCTTGGAATGACAGTGTGCCTGTATTGAAGAATTATGCCGTTGAAAAAGGAGTAAACGACGCAAAGTGGCATTTGGTCACAGGTCCAAAAGAGGCCATTTATGATATTGCCAGAAACGGCTATTTCGCCGATGAGGATTTTACAAAGACGCAGGATCCTGAAACCTTTATCCATACCGAAAATTTTATCCTCGTAGACAAACAAGGCTATATCAGGGGCGTTTACAACGGAACCCTTGAGTTGGATTTGGAGCGACTAAAACGGCATATTGAAATTTTAAAGGAGGAATCAATTTAA
- a CDS encoding toxin-antitoxin system YwqK family antitoxin translates to MPKNYLYKTTLILLLVFISCESTKGNLVVDAADPQLHLNNGSLYYKGMLFKGRLISTYYNGNKKSEALYNDGRKDGEEKQWYPEGSMESSRVYLKGYKVGTHHGWWPNGNVKFEYHFNNNGQYNGPVTEWYASGQKFMAFNYVDGKESGSQQLWQEDGRIKANYFTKNGERYGLIGLKKCNPVETNGHDTN, encoded by the coding sequence ATGCCAAAGAATTACCTATATAAGACCACCTTGATCCTCTTATTGGTATTCATTTCATGTGAAAGTACCAAGGGTAATCTTGTTGTGGATGCCGCTGACCCACAGTTGCATTTGAACAATGGCTCACTCTATTATAAGGGAATGCTATTTAAAGGAAGACTAATAAGCACTTATTACAATGGCAACAAGAAATCTGAAGCGCTCTATAATGATGGACGAAAAGATGGTGAGGAAAAACAGTGGTACCCTGAAGGGAGCATGGAGTCCTCAAGGGTTTATTTGAAGGGATACAAAGTGGGAACTCACCATGGTTGGTGGCCCAATGGCAATGTTAAATTTGAATACCATTTCAATAATAATGGGCAATACAATGGACCAGTAACAGAATGGTATGCCTCAGGACAAAAATTCATGGCTTTTAACTATGTTGATGGAAAAGAGAGTGGAAGCCAACAACTTTGGCAGGAAGACGGCCGGATAAAAGCCAATTACTTCACTAAAAATGGTGAGCGGTATGGACTTATTGGACTAAAGAAATGCAATCCTGTAGAAACAAATGGCCATGATACGAACTAG
- a CDS encoding YHYH protein encodes MKQIKNTMPIYFIIMALSMACSNEMEEMDMEETSTEYDISALLTKFEGTGLSYEIRGDNVIFTTQDLPNHTSPYWPTSNPLYSEYSGNNPAYNKNPNTIASQNIVLTIPLYPSEASFHQSTPLGAIGVSRNGVVFYNQYAGPDQPLTNEIDSFDQWAGHPQMRGEYHYHIEPTYLTSEFGNDAFLGLLSDGFPVYGPVENGHTITNDDLDAYHGHFSITEDFPEGIYHYHISSEDPYLNGSGYFGTPGSITK; translated from the coding sequence ATGAAGCAAATAAAGAATACAATGCCTATTTACTTTATTATTATGGCCCTCAGCATGGCTTGTTCCAATGAAATGGAAGAAATGGATATGGAAGAAACTTCTACAGAGTATGACATCAGCGCCCTATTGACAAAATTTGAAGGGACTGGCCTTTCCTATGAAATACGTGGGGACAATGTGATTTTCACTACCCAGGATCTCCCTAACCACACAAGTCCTTATTGGCCCACAAGCAATCCTTTATACAGTGAGTATAGCGGCAACAATCCAGCTTATAATAAAAACCCGAATACCATTGCCAGCCAAAACATTGTTTTGACCATACCGCTGTATCCATCTGAGGCAAGCTTTCACCAGTCAACCCCTCTTGGAGCAATTGGCGTTTCCAGAAATGGGGTCGTTTTCTACAATCAATATGCCGGTCCCGACCAGCCATTGACCAATGAAATCGATTCTTTTGATCAATGGGCAGGCCATCCGCAGATGCGCGGCGAATACCATTATCACATTGAACCAACTTACTTGACTTCCGAATTTGGTAATGACGCATTTTTAGGGCTTTTGTCCGATGGCTTTCCTGTATATGGGCCAGTTGAAAATGGCCACACCATTACCAATGATGACCTGGATGCTTATCATGGACACTTCTCCATTACTGAAGATTTTCCTGAAGGCATTTACCATTATCATATCAGTAGTGAGGACCCTTATCTTAATGGAAGCGGTTATTTTGGAACTCCGGGAAGCATCACAAAATAA
- a CDS encoding DUF6702 family protein, with amino-acid sequence MIKWIASFILLTWAGIAQAHQPAISSIILTEQAHQGWILQVRSPLTAFEYVIKQHYGEGAFATPEEFQELVMEYLMDNISININGQDKSLALKNGFVKLGHDTNVVFQTEGIPETIETIVVKNPSFKDINRNQSIFMVLGEGKNNVQFILNNENQHTANLKVEEEQFVIQEANLIFGLLQDETIQSSFNYWLVGIISFLLLAYYIKRKKLLPIN; translated from the coding sequence ATGATTAAATGGATTGCAAGTTTTATACTATTGACCTGGGCAGGGATTGCCCAAGCGCACCAGCCTGCTATATCTTCTATTATTTTAACAGAACAAGCGCATCAGGGCTGGATACTGCAAGTAAGATCGCCTCTCACAGCTTTTGAATATGTAATTAAACAGCATTATGGTGAGGGAGCTTTTGCTACCCCTGAAGAATTTCAGGAATTGGTTATGGAGTATTTAATGGATAATATTTCCATAAATATTAATGGACAAGACAAGTCACTTGCGCTTAAAAATGGTTTCGTAAAACTGGGGCACGACACCAATGTGGTTTTCCAGACAGAAGGAATACCTGAAACCATTGAGACCATTGTCGTAAAAAACCCAAGTTTTAAGGATATCAATCGAAATCAAAGTATTTTTATGGTTTTGGGAGAAGGCAAGAACAATGTCCAATTTATCCTAAACAACGAGAACCAGCATACAGCCAATCTCAAAGTAGAGGAGGAACAATTTGTAATTCAGGAAGCGAACTTAATTTTTGGCCTTTTACAGGATGAAACAATACAATCCAGTTTCAACTATTGGCTAGTAGGGATTATTTCATTTTTACTATTGGCGTATTATATTAAACGAAAAAAACTGCTGCCGATAAACTAG
- a CDS encoding YHYH protein has translation MVNYKFFALLFAAFAIASSCSKKKQEILITDEIVVDVDASLFLEGTTVSIVPCTLSNGSETECYQIVTTSTASDHQMGPWCPSNISDGEEAGGIWLENGQVYDVDGAFIENLASFYDDDTWMMYDANGDIFVTSTKEDCINAANPNVGVEYQNFCVECLPSYISDLSQTWLIPITPVRLTSPNNFTMGPRGGRGPNVRGIAFNGIEFSGAAPTDAILSAYTLAPFDDAGGHINVHQGYHYHAATGTSTEIPQEDGHAAMIGYAMDGHSIHTQLNESGEEPSDLDQCRGHYDDTRGYHYHVDAAGNNNFIDCLAGAYVN, from the coding sequence ATGGTAAATTATAAATTTTTTGCTTTGCTCTTTGCCGCTTTTGCAATTGCTTCATCGTGTAGCAAAAAGAAACAGGAAATTCTAATCACAGATGAGATAGTAGTCGATGTGGACGCTTCCCTCTTCTTAGAAGGCACAACCGTTTCCATTGTTCCATGTACACTCTCAAATGGTTCTGAAACCGAATGTTACCAAATCGTAACCACTAGTACTGCTTCAGATCACCAAATGGGTCCATGGTGCCCAAGTAATATTTCAGATGGTGAAGAAGCAGGTGGCATTTGGCTGGAAAATGGACAGGTTTATGATGTTGATGGTGCTTTTATCGAGAATCTGGCCTCTTTTTATGATGATGATACTTGGATGATGTATGATGCCAATGGAGACATATTCGTCACAAGTACTAAAGAAGACTGTATAAATGCGGCGAACCCAAATGTGGGCGTTGAATACCAGAATTTTTGTGTGGAATGCCTTCCTTCTTATATCTCAGACCTTTCTCAGACCTGGTTAATTCCCATTACCCCAGTGAGGCTTACCAGTCCAAATAATTTCACCATGGGGCCTAGAGGAGGTCGTGGGCCTAATGTTAGGGGAATCGCTTTTAACGGAATAGAATTCTCTGGGGCCGCCCCAACAGATGCCATACTATCCGCCTATACCCTCGCTCCTTTTGACGATGCAGGAGGACATATCAATGTACATCAGGGCTATCATTATCATGCCGCCACCGGAACCAGTACTGAAATTCCTCAGGAAGACGGCCATGCAGCCATGATTGGTTATGCAATGGATGGGCATAGTATTCATACCCAACTCAATGAGAGTGGTGAAGAGCCCAGCGACCTGGACCAATGCAGAGGTCACTATGATGATACAAGAGGTTACCATTACCATGTAGATGCAGCAGGGAATAACAATTTCATTGACTGCCTTGCGGGTGCTTACGTCAACTAA
- a CDS encoding DUF4625 domain-containing protein — MKSKFNHFIITVISILALVSCQEEAKPVLPSPTIENVEIGLNNNEIGVIGSDFHLNADILAGELIEQVQVKIAPQDGKTYEGFWDFELTWEEYKGTKNANVHKHFDIPEDAVEGIYDFLIIVTDQNGTRTEEKRSVTIYSPGNLPLNP, encoded by the coding sequence ATGAAAAGCAAATTCAACCATTTCATCATTACCGTAATTTCCATCTTAGCCCTGGTTTCATGCCAGGAAGAAGCTAAGCCTGTTCTACCTTCACCCACAATAGAAAATGTAGAAATTGGGCTGAACAACAATGAAATCGGGGTAATAGGTAGTGATTTTCATTTGAATGCAGACATCCTGGCCGGAGAATTAATCGAACAAGTACAGGTAAAGATTGCCCCACAAGATGGCAAAACCTATGAAGGTTTTTGGGACTTTGAATTAACTTGGGAGGAATACAAGGGGACAAAAAATGCCAACGTACACAAACACTTCGATATCCCTGAAGATGCTGTAGAAGGCATTTATGATTTCCTTATCATCGTCACTGATCAAAATGGTACACGCACTGAAGAAAAGCGAAGTGTCACCATTTATTCGCCAGGGAACTTGCCACTTAACCCTTAA
- a CDS encoding DUF4625 domain-containing protein, which yields MNRIRLTFIISLFALALFSCQEDEELIFDSPEITTFEMGEGSAHATEPVAYRGSDLHMEATILASAKVSSIKISIHGHDLEVGEGETAWDFSQTYTSEQYLSTSFEFHEHIDIPATAPVGEYHVVLEVTDIVGNISEIEGHLELRSLVHISGFEMDADVERGEDFHVEFLIAAAHGIHSITVDIHAHGLTPAAGEVVWEFDKVFEEGYHELSEVEFHEHIDVPANVTPGEYHVMFTVADEEGNEQEYDTYIEVVNN from the coding sequence ATGAACAGAATTAGACTAACGTTTATTATTTCACTTTTTGCTTTGGCTTTGTTTTCTTGCCAAGAAGACGAAGAGCTGATTTTTGATTCTCCGGAAATCACCACTTTTGAAATGGGTGAGGGAAGTGCACATGCTACAGAGCCGGTTGCCTATAGGGGGTCGGATTTGCACATGGAAGCTACTATCCTTGCTTCTGCCAAAGTTTCCTCCATTAAGATAAGCATCCATGGGCATGACCTGGAAGTTGGGGAAGGAGAAACAGCATGGGATTTTTCACAAACCTACACCAGTGAACAATACCTTAGCACTAGCTTCGAGTTTCATGAGCATATTGATATTCCGGCCACCGCACCTGTTGGAGAATACCATGTGGTATTGGAAGTTACAGATATTGTGGGGAATATTTCAGAGATCGAAGGACACTTGGAGTTAAGGTCTTTGGTTCATATTAGTGGCTTCGAAATGGATGCCGATGTAGAAAGGGGAGAAGATTTTCATGTTGAGTTTTTAATCGCTGCCGCCCATGGCATTCATTCCATTACTGTGGATATTCATGCCCATGGACTTACTCCTGCTGCAGGAGAGGTAGTTTGGGAATTTGACAAAGTGTTTGAGGAAGGGTATCATGAATTGTCGGAGGTTGAATTTCATGAGCATATAGATGTTCCTGCCAATGTTACTCCGGGAGAATACCATGTAATGTTTACCGTGGCCGACGAAGAAGGAAATGAACAAGAATATGATACCTATATTGAGGTTGTAAACAATTGA
- a CDS encoding DUF2490 domain-containing protein has protein sequence MKKRLYLLPIIIALLVPFSVKAQIDTDKTGAWYMYFFNTTFNESQWGFQGDIQYRNWNKGGDLEQLLLRGGLTYKPKKTDVKFTLGLANITSGAYGDDNSTSSETRIYQEALFPSQFGNRFYATHRFRYEQRFVENQDFRTRYRYNLFLNIPLNKVAMEKNTIYLALYNEIFINGQRDIGNGNSIEIFDRNRFYGALGYMLNKDLKIQLGGMRQSTDSWSKNQLQFSLHHDI, from the coding sequence ATGAAAAAGCGTTTATATTTATTGCCCATAATCATTGCCCTACTTGTACCCTTCTCTGTAAAAGCCCAAATAGACACGGACAAAACAGGGGCCTGGTACATGTATTTTTTCAATACTACATTTAATGAAAGTCAATGGGGCTTTCAAGGAGATATCCAATACCGCAACTGGAACAAAGGAGGAGACCTTGAACAATTGTTGTTGCGCGGAGGCTTAACCTATAAACCCAAGAAAACGGACGTCAAATTCACCCTTGGTCTTGCCAATATTACCTCTGGGGCTTATGGAGATGACAATAGCACTTCCTCCGAGACCAGAATTTATCAGGAAGCCCTATTCCCCTCTCAGTTTGGCAACCGATTCTATGCCACCCATAGATTTCGCTATGAGCAACGATTTGTTGAAAACCAGGATTTCAGAACCCGATACAGATATAATCTATTTTTAAATATCCCATTAAATAAAGTGGCCATGGAAAAAAACACCATCTACCTGGCTCTATACAATGAAATATTTATCAATGGACAACGTGATATAGGGAATGGGAATTCGATTGAAATTTTTGACCGCAACAGGTTTTATGGGGCTTTGGGATATATGCTCAATAAAGACCTAAAAATCCAACTTGGAGGCATGCGACAATCCACTGATAGCTGGAGCAAAAATCAACTCCAGTTTAGTTTACATCATGACATTTAA
- a CDS encoding VOC family protein has translation MRRIVPNIYSNDLEKSKDFYIDFLDMELAMDMGWVLTFVSKENPTAQISIFQNKDNSPLDNSAIFLSIEVSHIEAYYKKAMQQKIAIEYPITNEDWGVRRFFVKDPNGVTINLLSHLE, from the coding sequence ATGCGCAGAATCGTCCCCAATATTTATTCCAATGACCTGGAGAAAAGCAAAGACTTTTACATTGATTTTTTAGACATGGAATTGGCCATGGACATGGGCTGGGTGCTGACCTTTGTCTCCAAAGAAAATCCTACGGCTCAAATCTCAATCTTCCAAAACAAGGACAATTCCCCTCTGGATAATTCCGCTATTTTTTTATCCATAGAAGTTTCGCACATTGAGGCTTATTATAAAAAAGCCATGCAACAAAAAATAGCCATTGAATACCCAATTACTAATGAAGACTGGGGCGTGAGGCGCTTTTTTGTTAAAGACCCAAATGGGGTGACCATTAATTTATTAAGCCATCTGGAATGA
- the sbnA gene encoding 2,3-diaminopropionate biosynthesis protein SbnA produces MITTANVSNVASNIVATIGETPLVRLDKLFPDSHASFYGKLEAANPSGSLKDRTSIFIVKKALEEGRINRGDTIIESSSGNMALGLAQACIHYGLKLIVVVDPNLNAHTEKLLKTYGARLEYVKTPAKKGGFLAARLNRVQELLQAIPNSFWTNQYGNPNNPLAHHKTIDEIMRDLGGAVDYLFVSTSTCGTLMGYADYIKEHNLGTKVIAVDALGSVLFGGKAAPRLIPGHGAGVQSQFVDTDKFEGHVKVSDLDCIEGCWSLLKKEGILCGGSTGGVIAAIDRYIKYIPNSSNCVFLLADRGERYLDTIYNPDWVLSNFPESEPMLKTSIGW; encoded by the coding sequence ATGATTACTACAGCTAATGTTTCGAATGTTGCCAGTAATATAGTTGCAACCATAGGGGAGACTCCTCTGGTACGTCTGGACAAACTTTTTCCAGACAGCCATGCATCGTTTTATGGTAAATTGGAGGCCGCCAATCCTTCTGGAAGTTTGAAGGACAGGACTTCGATTTTTATCGTCAAAAAAGCACTTGAAGAAGGAAGAATAAATAGAGGGGACACCATTATAGAATCGAGTTCCGGTAATATGGCCTTGGGCCTGGCACAGGCATGTATTCATTATGGATTAAAGTTGATCGTAGTGGTAGACCCTAACCTGAACGCGCACACTGAAAAGTTATTGAAAACCTATGGAGCCCGACTGGAATACGTGAAAACGCCGGCTAAAAAAGGAGGTTTTTTAGCTGCCCGCTTAAATAGGGTGCAGGAGCTCCTGCAAGCCATACCCAATAGTTTCTGGACTAACCAATATGGGAATCCCAACAACCCTTTGGCACATCATAAAACCATAGACGAAATTATGAGGGACTTGGGTGGAGCCGTGGATTACCTCTTTGTGTCCACAAGCACCTGTGGTACATTGATGGGCTATGCCGATTATATCAAGGAGCATAATCTTGGTACAAAAGTGATCGCAGTGGATGCCTTAGGAAGTGTATTGTTCGGAGGGAAGGCGGCACCAAGACTTATACCAGGGCATGGGGCAGGTGTACAATCACAGTTTGTCGATACGGATAAATTTGAAGGCCATGTGAAGGTCAGCGACTTGGACTGTATTGAAGGCTGCTGGTCCTTGCTCAAAAAAGAAGGAATACTCTGTGGAGGTTCTACTGGAGGAGTAATTGCTGCCATTGATCGGTACATCAAATACATCCCCAATTCCAGCAATTGTGTGTTTCTATTGGCAGATAGAGGAGAGCGGTACCTCGACACCATTTACAATCCGGATTGGGTATTGTCCAATTTCCCTGAAAGTGAGCCCATGCTAAAAACTTCCATTGGATGGTAA